The region CGGAAAACGGCCAGGACGTTGCCGACACGATCGACCACTGCGATGATTGCCGGGTAGTTGAGCGCCTTCGCCTCTCCCACCGCCTGCGCAATGATTTGCTGGACTTCGGCCGCAGTCAGGGCTTCCTGCGCGGGATCGGCGAAGAAGCGCGAAGACGATGTCGGGGTAGGCGTCGGCGTAAATGTCCCGCCCGAGCCTGAGTCACCGCCGCCGCACCCAGACAAGGTGAGAGAGAGCGCGAGTGCGACGGCGGTAGTCTGCCGGAAAGCCAACGGCATGCGCATCAGCGAAGGCTCCGGATGGATCGTACCGCGCTGCCCAGAGCGCGGCGGAATGCGAGAGGCTGGAAACCGTTCGGATCACGCACGGCGGCATAGGCCTGGTTGATTTGCACGCGCAGACCGCTGGCGGAACCTGCTGAAACCATGCCTTGATTGACGAGACCGTTGAGCAGCGTGTCGACTGCCATGACCGACTGCACCGCGCCTTCGTAATCGGTGTAGCGTTCGCCGATGGCGTCGCTGGCAATCGAATCCATGATCGCGAAGGTCTGCTCCCGCGTGAAGCTGGCAGAGGCGAAGCGCGCAGAAAGCGCATCGGCAGACTGGCGCAGTGCCTGGGCCGCGGCGACGGTTTCGGCACGGTTGGCCAGCATCGCCTTGTGGAAAGCCTTGGCCCGTGCGTCGAACGTGGCAGCGGCATCGGGCGCGATGACACGTGCCGCGGCCAGCAGCATGATCATGTTCTCGTCGTTATACGGTGGCGTGCCGAGATCGATGGGGCGGCCGGGATTGCGGATTGCCGTGACGTTTCCGTCCTCACCGTCATAAATGCGGCGGTGGCAGGAGTGGCAATCGTAGAACGTGAACTCGGGGAAAATGCCATCCATGGCGCGAGCAGGCTGGCTGTAGAGTTCGAGGCTGCGCTTCACGGCCTCAGCCTGCCCCACGGCCCACATGCGCATCGAGTTGGTCTTGCCGCCCTTGCGCTGAACGTAGTCGGCGTCCTCATCATGGTGCTGCTGGAGCGTGGTAAACAAGTCCAGCTCGAACGAGATGCGCGGGTGGCCAGCGGCCATGATGCGATGGGCGATGAATTGCCCCCTGGCGTCGCCCGAGAAATGGCAGTCAAGGCAGACCTGCGCCTTGACTTGCGGGCGGGTCAGATCGGTCATGCCCTGGGCGACGTTGCGGGCGTGGCTGGCGCCGACGGTGTAGTGGGACGAGAGCCAGCCACCCGAGGCGCCGTGGCACGCTTCGCAATCGACGCCATCGGAAGGACGCGCCGAACCCGGCGAGGCGTGGCAACCGGCACATTCACGCTGAACGCCAGCCGCATCGAGCCCCATCCGCCTGACGATGGCCTGCCCGCGCGGTTCCTGGATCACGCGCCATGCACGGCTGTGCGCACCCGAGGGCGAGGAATCTTCCTGCCAGCGCATGAGCTCGTCCTGCCGAACGACAGCGCCATCGGCGACGCTGCGGCCATGGCAGGTAGAGCCTGCGCATGACGCGACACCGACGTGGCCGCGCAGCACCGCCGGAGCGGTCCCTTGAGCCTGCAGCGATGGTGAAACCAGGGACGACACACCAAGCGCGGCTCCGGCCATGGCAAGGCAGAACGCCATCGCCATGGCAGCGGAACGCGGTAGGGCCCGGCAAGTTGCCGCGAGCTGCCTGATTCGCAAGATAGTACCCAGCATTGCCCCTCGTCCCCACCGGCCCTGCGTATCGCGCGGCTTTTGCCTTGTGCGATAGCTCTTGCCGGAAGTGCTGCAATGCGACCCCGTTGAACTTCAGGTTAGGACACTCTTACCCCTTGGTTCAAGTGGCTAATCAGAAACTTTGGAAACATATCGGAAAGACTGGCATCTTTCTGCATCGGAAATCACTTCCTGCGGATGACCATGTTCCGGATCTCGGACATGTCTTCCATGGCGAAGCGGATTCCTTCACGGCCCAGGCCGGAATCCTTGACCCCGCCATAGGGCATGTTGTCGACGCGATAGGAGGACACGTCGTTGACGACGATGCCACCGACGTCGAGCCTGTCCCAGGCGTCCATGACCTTGTGGATGTCGGCCGTGAACAGACCAGCCTGGAGCCCGAACTTGCTGTCGTTCACTTCCTCGAGCGCGGCATCCCAATCCGTGAACTTCGACAGGATGACGACGGGACCGAAGGCCTCTTCGGTATAGACGTCCATATCGCGGCTGCAGCCTTCGAGCAGGGTGGCTTCGAGCATGTTGCCGTCGCAGCCACCGCCCGCGAGCAGCGTGGCGCCACCGGCGACTGCAGCGTCGATCCAGGTCTTGAGGCGCTGGGCTTCCTTGGCCGAAATCATCGGACCGATGAAGGTATCGCGGTTCTTGGGGTCACCAGACTTCAGCGTCTTGACCTTGGCGGCAAGCATGTCGCGGAACTGGTCGTAGATGTCGGCGTGGATGATCACGCGCTGGACGTGGATGCACGACTGGCCGGACTGGTAATACCCCCGAAGATGATGCGGGCCAGCGCGTGTTCGAGATCGGCGTCCTTGTCGACCACCACGGCTGCGTTGCCGCCGAGTTCGAGGACGACCTTCTTCTTGCCCGCCTTGGCCTTGAGTTCCCAGCCGACGCCCGGCGAGCCGGTGAAGGACAGGAGCTTGAGCCGGTCATCGGTTGTGAACAGATCGGCGCCATCGCGGCTGGCAGGCAGGATCGAGAATGCGCCTTCCGGCAGGACATCACACTCCGCCAGCACTTCGCCCATGATGATCGCGCCCAGCGGGGTGAGCGACGCGGGCTTCATCACGAACGGGCAGCCCATGGCAATGGCGGGGGCAATCTTGTGCGCGGCGAGGTTCAGCGGGAAGTTGAAGGGCGAGATGAAGCTGCACGGACCGATCGGCACGCGCTTCCACATGCCCATGTAGCCCTTGGCACGGGGGCTGATATCGAGCGGCTGGACTTCGCCGTAGTTGCGCGTGGCTTCTTCGGCGGCGATGCGGAAGGTGTCGATCAGGCGACCGACCTCACCTTCGGAATCGGCAATGGGCTTTCCGGCCTCGACACACAGGGCATAGGCCAGTTCGTCCTTGCGCTCGGCAAAGCGGCGGACGCAGTGGTCGAGCACGTCGCGCTTCTCGTAGGACGCCAGCTTGGCCATGGGTTCAGCCGCGCGGACGGCACCGGCAATGGCTTCATCGATCACGTCGGGCGTGGCGAGCGCAGTGCGGAAAGCGACTTCGCCGGTGAACTTGTCGGTCACCGCAAGATCGGTGTTCGGCTGCACGGCCTTGTTGTTGAGATAGAGCGGGTAGACGTCCTTGAGCTGTGACACTTGATAACCTCCAACGCCATCCCGGGGCTGACCCGGGATCCCGCTATTTATCGAACCGCCGCAGGGGGAAAGCGGGACCCCGGGTCCAGCCCGGGGTGACGACATGATGAATCGCCTGAACCCTAAAGTGCCTTGGACAGTTCCTTGATATCCTTGTTGAGAATCTGGTCGTTCTCCGAATAGTCGACCGGACAATCGATGAGGTGGACGCCCGGCGTATCGCGGCAATGGGCGAGCAATTCCTTGAGGTGTTCGGAACTGGTGACGCGATGCCCGTGCGCGCCGTAGCTTTCGGCGTACTTCACGAAATCGGGGTTGCCGTAGGTCAGGCCGAAGTCCTCGAAGCCCATATTGGCCTGCTTCCAGCGGATCATGCCATAGGCGCTGTCGTTGAGGATCAGCACGGTCAGGTTGAGACCAAGGCGGACCGCGGTTTCCATCTCCTGGCTGTTCATCATGAAGCCGCCATCGCCGCAGATCGCCATGACCTTGCGCTCGGGATAGAGCATCGCGCTCATCATTGCAGAGGGCAGGCCAGCGCCCATCGTGGCCAGCGCATTGTCGAGCAGCACGGTGTTGGGGTGGTAGGCCGTGTAACCGCGCGCGAACCAGATCTTGTAGACGCCGTTATCGAGGCAGATGATCGCGTCCTCAGGCAGGGCATCGCGGATCTGCTGCACGAGGTGCGGCGGGAAGATCGGGAAGCGGGCATCCGCCGCGAGCGGTGCGGTGTGGGCAACCTCGGCGGCGCGATAGGCCAGCATGTGATCGAAGTTCCAGGCCGGGTTCGGCTCGACCGCTTCCTTCATCTGCCAGATGGCGTTGGCGATATCGCCGATCACCTCGATGGCGGGGAAATAGACCGGATCGACCTCTGCCGTCTTCGTCGAGACGTGGATGACCGGCGTGCCACCTTCACGCATGAAGAACGGCGGCTTTTCGATCACGTCATGGCCGACGTTGATGATGAGGTCGGCATCCTCGACCGCGCGATGGACGAAGTCACCAGCGGAAAGCGCGGCACAGCCAAGAAACTTCGGATGCCGTTCGTCGATCACGCCCTTGCCGAGCTGTGTGGTGAGGAACGGGATACCGGTCTTCTCGACAAACTCGCGCAGCATCTTCCCGGTCATCTTGCGATTTGCGCCCGCACCGATGACCAGAACCGGAGCCTTGGCATTCTGCAGGGCGTGCACTGCCTGTGCGACCGATTTGGCATCGGCGTTGGGGCGGCGGACGAGACTGCGCTTGAGGGGGACGGAGTCGGTGTGCTCGTCGGCAATATCCTCGGGCAGTTCGATATGCGTTGCGCCGGGCTTCTCCTCCTCGGCGAGGCGATAGGCTTCGCGCACGCGGCTGGGGATGTTGTCAGACGAGGCCATCTGATGGGTGAACTTGGTGATCGGCCCCATCATCGAGACGACGTCGAGGATCTGGAAGCGGCCCTGCTTGGACTTCTTGATCGGCTTCTGGCCAGTGATCATCAGCATCGGCATGCCGCCAAGCGTGGCGTAGGCCGCAGCCGTGACGAAATTGGTTGCGCCCGGCCCAAGCGTCGCGATGCAGACGCCCGTCTTGCCGGTGTGGCGGCCGTAAGTGGCGGCCATGAAGCCGGCACCCTGTTCATGGCGCGTGAGGATCAGCTTGATCTTCTTCGAGCGTGACAGCGAATCGAGGAAATCGAGATTCTCTTCGCCCGGAACGCCGAAAATGTATTCGCAGCCTTCTTCCTCAAGGCACTCGATGAACAGGTCTGACGCCTTCTTGCCTTCGGCCATTTTTGGTCGCTCCATAAACGGGAACGCGCGGCCAAGGCTGCGTTACCCTCCCCAACTCGGATGCGACCACAGGGCAAGTTCCCGGCGCGTGTCGTTATGGCCCCCGCGCCTGCCCTTGCCCGCATGGCTATCAAAGGTGCGCGCCGCTGTCACGCCCCGCCGTCAATAGCCGAGCGAAAGATCGACCTGCGGCTGGAGCGGCTCGCCTGCGCGGAAGCGGGCGAGGTTCTGGAGAAAACGCGTGACCGAACGCTCGAACATCCGGGTCTGCGCACGGCCGGATAGATGGCTGGTGATGTGGGCATTGGGCACGTCCCACAGCGGGTGATCCGCCGGCAGGGGTTCGGGGCTGACGACATCGAGGAAGGCGTGACCCGGGCGGCCTTCCTTCAGGCCCGCAATCAACGCTTCCTGATCGACGACGCTGCCTCTTGCGACATTGACCAGCGTGGAGCCGGGCTTCATCGCGGCAATCTCTGCCGCGCCGATCATGCCTTCGGTTTCGGGCGTGGCGGGCACGGCGAGGATCACCCAGTCGAAGGTGCCGAGCTGACTGCGCCACTCGTCGGGACCGAGCGTGCCCTCTCCCTGCGACCGTCGTACCTTCACCACGTCGACATCGAAGCCTTGCAGCATGCGCTCCACCTTCTGGCCGATGGCGCCATAGCCAAGGATCAGCGCCCGGCTGCCGGCGAGTTCGACCTTGCCGGGACTGTCGAGCAGCCATTCGTGCCGGTCCTGCGAACGCACGACTTCGCGGTAGCCCTTGGCCACGGTGAGCATGCCCATCACGACATATTCGGCGATGGTGATGGCGTTGATGCCGGTACCGTTGGTGAAGATCACGCCGCGTTCGCGAAGCACATCCAGAGGGAAGAAATCGACGCCGGCATAGACCGAGTTGAGCCACTTGAGCCGTGTCGCCAGCCGGATCGCCTTGTCCATGCCGCCGGGCTGGTAAAGGTCGAACCAGCCGATCTCCGCCTCGGGAGCCAGGCCGAACAATTCCTCGGCGCTGCGGAAATAGCGCGGCTCGACCCAGTCGGGCAGGTGCGGCTCGATCAGCGGCGCTGCCATGGCGTTCATCACGAGGACGGTC is a window of Novosphingobium sp. THN1 DNA encoding:
- a CDS encoding cytochrome c family protein gives rise to the protein MAMAFCLAMAGAALGVSSLVSPSLQAQGTAPAVLRGHVGVASCAGSTCHGRSVADGAVVRQDELMRWQEDSSPSGAHSRAWRVIQEPRGQAIVRRMGLDAAGVQRECAGCHASPGSARPSDGVDCEACHGASGGWLSSHYTVGASHARNVAQGMTDLTRPQVKAQVCLDCHFSGDARGQFIAHRIMAAGHPRISFELDLFTTLQQHHDEDADYVQRKGGKTNSMRMWAVGQAEAVKRSLELYSQPARAMDGIFPEFTFYDCHSCHRRIYDGEDGNVTAIRNPGRPIDLGTPPYNDENMIMLLAAARVIAPDAAATFDARAKAFHKAMLANRAETVAAAQALRQSADALSARFASASFTREQTFAIMDSIASDAIGERYTDYEGAVQSVMAVDTLLNGLVNQGMVSAGSASGLRVQINQAYAAVRDPNGFQPLAFRRALGSAVRSIRSLR
- a CDS encoding acetolactate synthase large subunit, whose product is MAEGKKASDLFIECLEEEGCEYIFGVPGEENLDFLDSLSRSKKIKLILTRHEQGAGFMAATYGRHTGKTGVCIATLGPGATNFVTAAAYATLGGMPMLMITGQKPIKKSKQGRFQILDVVSMMGPITKFTHQMASSDNIPSRVREAYRLAEEEKPGATHIELPEDIADEHTDSVPLKRSLVRRPNADAKSVAQAVHALQNAKAPVLVIGAGANRKMTGKMLREFVEKTGIPFLTTQLGKGVIDERHPKFLGCAALSAGDFVHRAVEDADLIINVGHDVIEKPPFFMREGGTPVIHVSTKTAEVDPVYFPAIEVIGDIANAIWQMKEAVEPNPAWNFDHMLAYRAAEVAHTAPLAADARFPIFPPHLVQQIRDALPEDAIICLDNGVYKIWFARGYTAYHPNTVLLDNALATMGAGLPSAMMSAMLYPERKVMAICGDGGFMMNSQEMETAVRLGLNLTVLILNDSAYGMIRWKQANMGFEDFGLTYGNPDFVKYAESYGAHGHRVTSSEHLKELLAHCRDTPGVHLIDCPVDYSENDQILNKDIKELSKAL
- a CDS encoding D-2-hydroxyacid dehydrogenase; amino-acid sequence: MTVLVMNAMAAPLIEPHLPDWVEPRYFRSAEELFGLAPEAEIGWFDLYQPGGMDKAIRLATRLKWLNSVYAGVDFFPLDVLRERGVIFTNGTGINAITIAEYVVMGMLTVAKGYREVVRSQDRHEWLLDSPGKVELAGSRALILGYGAIGQKVERMLQGFDVDVVKVRRSQGEGTLGPDEWRSQLGTFDWVILAVPATPETEGMIGAAEIAAMKPGSTLVNVARGSVVDQEALIAGLKEGRPGHAFLDVVSPEPLPADHPLWDVPNAHITSHLSGRAQTRMFERSVTRFLQNLARFRAGEPLQPQVDLSLGY